Part of the Falco naumanni isolate bFalNau1 chromosome 3, bFalNau1.pat, whole genome shotgun sequence genome is shown below.
ACTATTGTTAAGACTGGAAATGTAGTTAAGTGTACGTATTCGTGTTTATTGTCAGGTTGCAGACAAACCAGAGAGCAGCATCTAGCAGTCAAATGTTTCCTGATTGTTTTGGATGTGATACTGAAtcttttggggggggttggtgttgtttttttctttctccagattTAGAAATGCGATGTTGAAAAGTATCTGTGAAGTTCTCGACTTGGAAAGATCAGGAGTTAATAGTGAGCTGGTAACCAGAATCTTAAACTTCTTAATGCACCCAAAATCTTCAGGCAAGGTGAGGTGTGGGTTGTTATACTTGCTTTTATAGTTCTGatgaaaaaagcagtttgtcTCCATTgcttattaattgtttgttaCCAGTGGTGATGTGATTGCTGTTCTAACTTACTGAAGTAGCAATGGCCTCTCAAAACAGAGTAGCTCTACTCCTGCAGGCATCCATAATGGGGTGAGGACTTAGAAACTATATGCTTACCTGTAAGTGCACTGGTTATATGGTGTTAGTGCACAAAAGTGTGTGTGGTCAACACATGGAGCTCATTAAGAGATGTCCCTAGCCAAATACCCAAGTAGCTTCTGCTTTGTGGGTGAATGGAGTGGAATAGACATAGTATGTgagcaggaaatgaaaaagaaaaaggtgtcagagcaaggaaataaaactgacagGACAGGAAAATAAGCTGTCATATATTACCTAGGTGTACTACAATTAGTCAAGTGTATGTGATCACATTTGGGAATCACAAAATGGGATTTGTTGCAAGGCTAGGAAAACTTGCTTTAACTAGCGTATGCTAGTGCACTTGATTCGGCTGCCAAGACTACTGaacttttattattaatgtCTTATCGGACAGTTTTTAATCTAAAAGCAGTACTTAAATAGTTAGACTGTTgctcaggaaattaatttttctcccaGCAAACACTGGTAAGTGATGTGAACAAGGACTCTGCCTCCTGATTTAGGGACATTGGTACTGAGTGGCAACAAAATGCAGTTAAGACGTGACAGAATTCCTGCCTTTAAGTTTTCAGAAGAGTTGTCAGCTAATTTGTTACCAGAAGAAAAGCTTGCTTTTATGGGTTGGGAGGGCATAGGTAGGTAAAAGGTTCCTTTTGgattcttctttcttgcttccCTTCCCTAACCCCCAACCTTTGAAGGTTTGTTTGGTTAGGGGATAGAGGGGGTGCTTAGCTTAGAACCAGAATTTCATCTTACTCTGCTCCATTTCTGTAATGAATTTCTGCTTACTGCCAAATGGTATGGATTAAGCGTGGTACATAAAATAGTCCTGGATTTTGTTATCAAGTCTTAGAAACCTCTGTATTTGTTCTTTCATGAGACTTGAAGgagtttatatttttaaaattcacttttgtATTCCTGCTTGTATTTCACACATCCCTGCCTCTCAGCCATTGCCAAAGtccaaaaaaacaccaagcaAAGGCGGCAAAAAAGAACGCAGTAGCACTGGAACAACAAGAAAAGCCAAACGCACCAAGTACCCAGAGATATTGTCAGATGAATCCAGTAGtgaagaagatgaaaagaaggaaaaggatgactcttcagaagaaaaagaaagtgaagatgAGGTAGTTAGgattgttgtttgtttttaaacacagggCTAAAAACATTTGTCTGCAGTTTGTCATTATGTGGTGATTGTCGATTGGTAGTTCTTGGAACACACAGAGTTGGGGGGTTCAGTGATAGTTAACGGAATGAATggtttgaaagaaaagggatCACATCTGGCATTTAAAGAGATTTTCATACTTTCTTAGTGCATTGACATTAGCTAATCAGTAAGATAAAAGGCAAAGGTTCTGATTCTTAGATGTATATATGCACCTTAAAATCATTTgctgtgtgttgttttggggCAGACAGGATTTCAAACAtaattgatttaatttcttgtatCATTTTATGATGACTTTGTCATAAAAATTCCCAATATctagtctgtctttttttctgtgtaggGTTTGATTTGATACCTAGGATAGTTTCCGTTGTGGAAAAGAGGTACAGATTTTTTGGGTAGAAACTATATTTTAATCTTAcgtttttcttctttatagcCCCCTAGAAAAGcatccaaaagagaaaaatctaagAAGACTACTTCTAAAACCAAGAAAGCTGTGAAGGGTGCAAATGTCAAGAAGGCAGATAGCAGCactactaaaaaaaatcagaacagttCTAGAAAAGGtaaatacttaaatttttttatcaTATGTTGTCTTGTAGCATAACTGGCATGCTTCATAGAAAGCAAGCTTTTTGCACctgtttgtgaaagaaaacagaatttggtGAATTGTTGGCTTGCTACCTCgcaacagtaattaaaaaaaaattcttagtttgggtttattttatgtaatttctgttgtgtacatatatatactttttatttgcatataaacTGGAAGCATCAGTCTAGTTCTCCCTTCTGCTGGAAGAACATTACCAAAATTCTATAGTGACTTCATGTGAATCTTGTAATTGATCCAGTAGTGGGTATCCCACTGTGTATGTCTTCTGTTCAGCAGCTTGATGTGTTTTTTGTTAACATAGATACAGGTTCTACATCCATCCTGTTGCTAATGACTTTCTCATATCTGACGATATAGTCTGTAAAAAGGTTTACATACATTGAGTTTCTTAGTACCTGTGAAAAGattgcagcactgctggtgggGACAGTGGTTTCTTTctaagcagctttgcagaaaagggcCAGGGTGGGGGCAGAGGATTCTCGCAGACAACAAGCTGAAGGCGTTTCAGCAGCGTGCCCTTGTGATGAGGAACACAGGCAGTACTCTGGCTCTTCCAGCATAtgtgcagccagcaggcagggggGCGTGAGTGTTACCCCCTCCTCCCTGTTTTGCACTTGTGAGCCTGCCTCGGGAGGGCTGGGGCCGGCTTTGGGCTCCCTGGTGCGGGGCGGGCAGGGACAGACCGGAGCGAGTCCATGGGGCCACCGaggtgcagctggagcaggtgcCAGGCACAAGCTGCCACGAAGGGAGTTGGGATTAGGGTTAGGGGAAGGCAAACTTCCCCACGAGGGTAGTGGCACAGAACGGGGCCTGGAGCTGCGGTGGAATCCTTGGTGTTGGGGGTGTTGAGAActcagctgggcagggcccCAAGCAACCTGCTCCGTGTTGGCCCTGCTCCGAGTAGTGGCTTAaaccagatgatctccagagatctTTTCCCGCGTTAAGTTCTCTGGCACTCTGACATAACAGGCACGTCTCTGTCACAATTGTAGTATGAGTTACTAATACAGCATATAACCATACTGCAAACATTCTTTAATGCCAGCATCATCATATGTATGCTATAGCAGAGACATCAGATTAATTACCCTGCTTGTCACCATATTAAGAAAATGAATGGTTAAACTCTTAGGCATAGGGTTAGGCTGAAGTCGTTTCACAGCCTTATTTCTCGGAAAACTTGCCTGTGCTGAACTCACGGTATTTTCAAAttggctgctggcagtgctgatGTGGCTGactctgtgtgcatgtgtgtacacTTTTTATCACATGTAAGTGTATATAGCTATATGACGTGTATTTTACGTAGAAGTTATAATCTATTcataatttcttctgtgtgttttgagCGTATGCTTGCAgtacaaaaatcaaaatgttgtGTAGGTCTTTCTCTAAGCTTATCTAGACTGTTTGACATCTGCTCTGAATTCTGTTTTGTTGGCAGCAGAGGAACTGAGTGGATGTTGGAGTCATTCGGTctaatttttttgctgctgcaaaagaTTGTAGGAGTGTCCTTTGCGTCTTCACTTCCTTTATGACTCTCTTCGTTTGTTGTCATGGTGTTTCTGGTAGCATGTTGAATAACACAGTATTGCAAAATTACAAGATCCTAATGCACAGTGGTGCTGGgggaataaaaaatacaaactcctttttaaagcaaataagtACTTTTTTAGGGCCATAATGCCTCAATTTAAATTGTtgtagtaattttatttttttttttagtttgataGGTTAATGTGTCTTATACTTTCTGGAGTACATATTGATTTGTAAACTGATAGTTCATCAGCAATGATGCAGATTCATAAATAAATGTAGTACTGATAGCattaactttgttttgaaataggTGATCTAGCAGGTTGTCCATTTTAAGGGCAGACATCTGCATTAGATGTTTGGGGAAGTTCTAATGGCTTctgttttggaggaagaaagcagaCAAATTGAAAATCTTTTACTACAGTTCAGGTTGTTCTTTGTATTTAGAAAGCGAGTCTGAGGATAGTTCAGATGATGaacctttaattaaaaagctgaagaagcCACCCACAGATGAAGAACTTAAGGAAACTGTCAAGAACTTGTTGGCCAATGCAAATTTGGAGGAGGTCACGATGAAACAAATCTGCAAGGAGGTAAGCAAATacagttttgcagtttctttttagGCAGTGGGTTGCCTGTGGACTGGCTTTTGTCGTTGTTTCAGAAATGGAGGCTTGCACTCCGCTCTGCGGTTCAGGAACAAAGTAGTTTGGCATTGGGCATTGTTTTACTTACTTGTTAAGAGCTCTAACAAGGAGAGCCTTAATTTTAAGATATGCAACACTGATACCTGCAACATTAGAAGTGAAGTCtccaa
Proteins encoded:
- the DEK gene encoding protein DEK isoform X3, encoding MSSVASSKEDTMSSEKADEKQPETENKAEESDEEEEEEEEEEEEEEKEKSLIVEGKREKKKVDRLTMQVSSLQKEPFTITPGKGQKLCEIERIQFFLSKKKTDELRNLHKLLYNRPGTVASLKKNVGQFSGFPFEKGSDQYKKKEEMLKKFRNAMLKSICEVLDLERSGVNSELVTRILNFLMHPKSSGKPLPKSKKTPSKGGKKERSSTGTTRKAKRTKYPEILSDESSSEEDEKKEKDDSSEEKESEDEPPRKASKREKSKKTTSKTKKAVKGANVKKADSSTTKKNQNSSRKESESEDSSDDEPLIKKLKKPPTDEELKETVKNLLANANLEEVTMKQICKENTALSYLQSCSWS
- the DEK gene encoding protein DEK isoform X1 translates to MSSVASSKEDTMSSEKADEKQPETENKAEESDEEEEEEEEEEEEEEKEKSLIVEGKREKKKVDRLTMQVSSLQKEPFTITPGKGQKLCEIERIQFFLSKKKTDELRNLHKLLYNRPGTVASLKKNVGQFSGFPFEKGSDQYKKKEEMLKKFRNAMLKSICEVLDLERSGVNSELVTRILNFLMHPKSSGKPLPKSKKTPSKGGKKERSSTGTTRKAKRTKYPEILSDESSSEEDEKKEKDDSSEEKESEDEPPRKASKREKSKKTTSKTKKAVKGANVKKADSSTTKKNQNSSRKESESEDSSDDEPLIKKLKKPPTDEELKETVKNLLANANLEEVTMKQICKEVYENYPSYDLSDRKDFIKKTVKENTALSYLQSCSWS
- the DEK gene encoding protein DEK isoform X2 — protein: MSSVASSKEDTMSSEKADEKQPETENKAEESDEEEEEEEEEEEEEEKEKSLIVEGKREKKKVDRLTMQVSSLQKEPFTITPGKGQKLCEIERIQFFLSKKKTDELRNLHKLLYNRPGTVASLKKNVGQFSGFPFEKGSDQYKKKEEMLKKFRNAMLKSICEVLDLERSGVNSELVTRILNFLMHPKSSGKPLPKSKKTPSKGGKKERSSTGTTRKAKRTKYPEILSDESSSEEDEKKEKDDSSEEKESEDEPPRKASKREKSKKTTSKTKKAVKGANVKKADSSTTKKNQNSSRKESESEDSSDDEPLIKKLKKPPTDEELKETVKNLLANANLEEVTMKQICKEVYENYPSYDLSDRKDFIKKTVKELIS